A stretch of the Clostridium botulinum genome encodes the following:
- a CDS encoding sirohydrochlorin cobaltochelatase: MKSSNKKSILVVSFGTSYEDTRKVTLDAIEEKIAKEFKDYTVRKAYTSNMIIKKLKERDGIYIDTPREALSKLREEGYEEIIVQPIHIMPGIEYDEIKLVVNKFIEEGCFKKVVLGKPLLYKTKDYEIAIDAIKDDLKKIREDKALILMGHGSIHYANSCYALLDYILKTNGYENAYVATVEETPTLDDVIKRLKEKKIKEVTLKPFMVVSGDHAKNDMAGDDKDSWKKVLEKEGFKVNIDLCSLGENDNIRNIYINNIKKAL; this comes from the coding sequence ATGAAGAGTTCAAATAAAAAATCCATACTAGTTGTTAGTTTTGGAACAAGTTACGAGGATACTAGAAAAGTAACATTAGATGCTATAGAAGAGAAAATAGCAAAAGAATTTAAAGATTATACTGTTAGAAAAGCGTATACATCTAATATGATAATAAAGAAGTTAAAAGAAAGGGATGGTATCTATATTGATACTCCGAGGGAAGCTTTAAGTAAGTTAAGAGAAGAGGGGTATGAAGAAATAATTGTTCAACCTATACATATAATGCCAGGTATTGAATATGATGAAATTAAATTAGTTGTAAATAAATTCATTGAGGAAGGTTGCTTTAAAAAAGTTGTTCTTGGAAAGCCTTTATTATATAAGACAAAAGATTATGAAATAGCAATAGATGCTATAAAAGATGATTTAAAAAAAATCAGAGAAGATAAAGCATTAATTTTAATGGGGCATGGGTCTATTCATTATGCCAATTCATGTTATGCACTTTTAGATTATATACTAAAGACTAATGGATATGAAAATGCGTATGTTGCAACAGTAGAAGAAACACCTACATTAGATGATGTTATAAAGAGATTAAAAGAGAAAAAAATAAAAGAGGTAACGTTAAAACCATTTATGGTGGTTTCAGGAGATCATGCCAAGAATGATATGGCAGGAGATGATAAAGATTCATGGAAAAAAGTATTAGAGAAAGAAGGGTTCAAGGTTAATATAGATCTTTGTTCTCTTGGAGAAAATGATAATATAAGAAATATATATATTAATAATATAAAAAAGGCCCTTTAA
- a CDS encoding cobalt-factor II C(20)-methyltransferase, giving the protein MAKLYGIGVGPGDKELLTIKAVRTIEKCDVIVAPSAMAKGESIALNAAKDYIKEGTEVVVKHFPMGKANTNAKVKEIYDLIGEKLKEGKSVAFLTIGDAYIYSTYVHLLKYINEKGFEVETIAGIPSFCASASIANIPLVMGENSLKILPASKVEEIKDEKYVVIMKVYNNAQKALDFLEDNKFSYVYIKNAGREGEVVLTNKEDILKENGYMSLIIANRV; this is encoded by the coding sequence ATGGCTAAATTATATGGAATAGGTGTAGGACCAGGAGATAAAGAGTTATTAACAATAAAGGCAGTAAGAACTATAGAAAAGTGTGATGTTATTGTAGCACCATCAGCTATGGCGAAGGGAGAAAGTATAGCTTTAAATGCTGCAAAGGATTATATAAAAGAAGGTACGGAAGTTGTGGTCAAACACTTTCCCATGGGTAAAGCTAACACAAATGCAAAAGTTAAAGAAATATATGATCTTATAGGCGAAAAATTAAAAGAAGGTAAAAGTGTAGCTTTTTTAACTATAGGAGATGCTTATATTTATAGTACATATGTACATCTTTTGAAATATATAAACGAAAAAGGGTTTGAGGTTGAAACTATAGCTGGAATACCATCATTTTGTGCATCGGCATCAATTGCAAATATACCACTTGTTATGGGAGAAAATTCACTTAAAATACTTCCAGCATCAAAAGTTGAAGAAATAAAAGATGAAAAGTATGTAGTTATTATGAAAGTTTATAATAATGCACAAAAGGCATTAGATTTTCTTGAGGATAATAAATTCTCTTATGTATATATAAAAAATGCAGGAAGAGAAGGAGAAGTTGTATTAACAAACAAAGAAGATATTTTAAAAGAAAATGGCTATATGAGTCTTATTATAGCAAATAGAGTTTAA
- the cbiG gene encoding cobalt-precorrin 5A hydrolase has translation MKIVIISVTSRGNRIANDISKIISTDKFLKDDVKNLGIKNIVERYFKKQNTIIFIASTGIAIRAIAPYIHSKDKDPAVLVIDSTCKFVISLLSGHLGGANKMTLEIASIISAEPIITTATDNMGIVAPDIIAKENNYVIDDLKRAKEISAMLVDNKRVAYIEEYFGRNSKVNEVPKGYVSTINNADGLVIVTNKYNLDFNKTYLKLINKNIVLGIGCKRGISAEYMKEKIFKILKVYNIDKRAVKIISTVEIKKNEKAILHMVDEFKCDFRTFTINDLKKVEDNYEGSDFVKSVIGVRAVAEPSVELVGAVPITKKLKLNGITLCIGILK, from the coding sequence ATGAAAATTGTTATTATAAGTGTCACAAGTAGAGGTAATAGAATTGCAAATGACATAAGTAAAATTATATCTACAGATAAATTTTTAAAAGATGATGTTAAAAATTTAGGAATTAAAAATATTGTGGAGAGGTACTTTAAGAAACAAAATACAATCATTTTTATAGCATCTACAGGAATAGCAATAAGAGCCATAGCACCCTATATACATAGTAAAGATAAGGATCCAGCGGTGTTAGTTATAGATAGTACGTGTAAATTTGTTATAAGTCTTTTAAGTGGACATTTAGGCGGTGCTAACAAGATGACATTAGAAATAGCATCTATAATAAGTGCTGAACCTATTATAACAACAGCTACAGATAATATGGGTATAGTTGCACCAGATATTATTGCAAAAGAAAATAACTATGTAATAGATGATTTAAAAAGAGCAAAAGAAATTTCAGCAATGTTAGTTGATAATAAAAGAGTTGCTTATATAGAAGAGTATTTTGGCAGAAATTCTAAAGTAAACGAAGTTCCTAAAGGTTATGTAAGTACCATTAATAATGCTGATGGATTAGTCATAGTTACAAATAAATATAATTTAGATTTTAATAAGACATATCTTAAGCTTATAAATAAAAACATAGTTTTAGGGATAGGGTGTAAAAGAGGAATTTCAGCAGAATATATGAAAGAAAAAATATTTAAAATTCTGAAGGTATATAACATAGATAAAAGAGCGGTAAAGATTATATCAACAGTAGAAATTAAAAAAAATGAAAAGGCAATTTTGCATATGGTAGATGAATTTAAATGTGATTTTAGGACGTTTACTATAAATGATTTGAAAAAAGTTGAAGATAATTATGAAGGTAGTGACTTTGTAAAAAGCGTAATAGGGGTTAGGGCGGTAGCAGAACCGAGTGTTGAATTAGTAGGGGCAGTTCCAATTACAAAGAAGCTAAAACTAAATGGAATTACATTATGTATCGGAATTTTAAAATAG
- the cobJ gene encoding precorrin-3B C(17)-methyltransferase has product MSENKGKLYVIGIGPGSLEDMSIRAKNAIEESDIIVGYTKYIELIKPIINGKEIFSTGMRGEIERVKYALSESKYKVVSIISTGDAGIYGMAGPILEIAENEDIIIIPGITAASSAASLLGAPLMHDNCNISLSDLLTPYEVIKNRVQCAAKGDFIISLYNPKSKGRPHYLRECLDIIKRYRNSNTPIGIVKNALREGQEIIVTTIEKFNDDIVDMMSIVVIGNSKSYIKNSKFITPRGYENKFKGEAK; this is encoded by the coding sequence ATGAGTGAGAATAAAGGAAAACTGTATGTCATAGGTATAGGACCAGGTTCTTTAGAAGATATGAGTATAAGGGCTAAAAATGCTATAGAAGAAAGTGATATTATAGTTGGATATACTAAATATATTGAACTTATAAAACCTATTATTAATGGAAAAGAAATTTTTTCAACTGGCATGAGGGGAGAAATTGAAAGAGTAAAGTATGCTTTAAGTGAATCAAAATATAAGGTAGTGTCAATAATTAGTACTGGTGATGCTGGAATATATGGAATGGCAGGTCCTATTTTAGAAATAGCAGAAAATGAAGATATAATTATAATTCCGGGAATTACGGCAGCGTCTTCAGCGGCATCCTTACTTGGGGCACCACTTATGCATGATAATTGCAATATAAGTTTAAGTGATTTATTAACTCCTTATGAAGTAATAAAAAACAGGGTTCAATGTGCGGCTAAAGGGGATTTTATAATATCCTTATATAATCCCAAAAGTAAAGGAAGACCTCATTATTTAAGAGAATGTTTAGATATAATAAAGAGATATAGAAATAGTAATACTCCAATTGGGATTGTTAAAAATGCTCTTAGGGAAGGGCAAGAGATTATTGTTACTACTATAGAAAAATTTAATGATGATATTGTAGATATGATGAGTATAGTAGTTATAGGAAATAGTAAAAGTTATATAAAGAATAGTAAATTTATAACTCCAAGAGGATATGAAAATAAATTTAAAGGAGAAGCAAAGTGA
- the cobM gene encoding precorrin-4 C(11)-methyltransferase, whose product MITFVGAGPGDVELITIKGRRAIEEADIVIYAGSLVAKEHLKFCKNGVKIYNSASMTLEEVIDVMKNNKDKNIVRLHTGDPSIYGAIKEQMDELDEINLEYKVIPGVSSFTAAASSIKREFTLPGVSQTVILTRIEGKTPVPEKERLEKLAEIGASMAIFLSVSMIEKVVKSLKNGYKRNVPIAVIQRATWNDEKIVMGTLDDIAEKVKKENITKTAQILVGDFIDCEYEKSLLYDKNFSHMFRK is encoded by the coding sequence ATGATAACATTTGTAGGGGCAGGACCAGGAGATGTAGAGTTAATAACTATAAAAGGAAGAAGAGCAATTGAAGAGGCTGATATAGTTATATATGCAGGTTCTCTTGTTGCAAAAGAACATTTGAAATTTTGTAAAAATGGAGTAAAAATATATAACTCTGCGTCTATGACTTTAGAGGAAGTTATAGACGTAATGAAAAATAATAAAGATAAAAATATAGTTAGACTTCATACCGGAGATCCTTCTATTTATGGTGCAATAAAAGAGCAAATGGATGAACTTGATGAAATTAATTTAGAGTATAAAGTAATACCAGGAGTAAGTTCATTTACAGCTGCGGCATCATCTATTAAAAGAGAATTTACTCTTCCTGGAGTTAGTCAGACTGTAATACTTACAAGAATAGAAGGTAAAACTCCTGTACCAGAGAAAGAAAGACTAGAAAAGTTAGCAGAGATCGGGGCTAGTATGGCAATTTTTCTTTCAGTGTCAATGATTGAAAAAGTAGTTAAAAGCTTAAAAAATGGTTATAAGAGAAATGTACCTATAGCTGTAATTCAAAGGGCTACATGGAATGATGAAAAAATAGTTATGGGAACCCTTGATGATATAGCTGAAAAAGTAAAAAAAGAAAATATAACTAAGACTGCTCAGATACTTGTTGGTGATTTTATTGATTGTGAATATGAAAAAAGTCTTCTCTATGATAAAAACTTTTCTCATATGTTTAGAAAGTAA
- a CDS encoding cobalt-precorrin-6A reductase, whose product MIGVVVGTSEGKEILSLLNEFTEDIFVSTATKYGGELLENYKYKILNTNPLDIEGFKKIIRDNSINIFIDASHPYAIEVSKNIIEACKCSGIIYFRYERPSIIEEFKNYKNIIRVKDYKELKEKLKNINGTILDTTGSKNIQKIIDMNLNSRIVHRVLPSSSVIKKCIDLGVKIENLIAIKGPISYELNKAFIKEYNAEALIMKDSGTAGGTYEKAKAIIDMNIYGFIIERENIEYKNKFTSIEKLIDKVKGENNEEFK is encoded by the coding sequence GTGATAGGAGTAGTAGTTGGAACTAGTGAAGGAAAAGAAATTTTATCACTTTTAAATGAATTTACAGAAGATATTTTTGTATCAACTGCTACAAAATATGGAGGAGAACTATTAGAAAACTATAAATATAAAATACTTAACACAAATCCATTAGATATAGAAGGATTTAAGAAAATCATAAGAGATAATAGTATAAATATTTTTATAGATGCATCTCATCCGTATGCCATAGAGGTTAGTAAAAATATTATAGAAGCGTGTAAATGTAGTGGAATTATATATTTTAGATATGAACGACCTTCAATTATAGAAGAGTTTAAAAACTATAAAAATATAATAAGGGTCAAAGACTATAAAGAACTAAAAGAAAAGCTTAAAAATATTAATGGAACTATTCTAGATACTACGGGAAGTAAAAATATACAAAAGATTATTGATATGAATTTAAATAGTAGAATAGTACATAGGGTACTTCCAAGTAGTTCAGTTATAAAAAAATGTATTGATTTAGGAGTTAAAATAGAGAATTTAATAGCAATAAAGGGACCTATAAGTTATGAACTTAATAAAGCTTTTATAAAAGAATATAATGCAGAAGCTCTTATAATGAAAGATAGTGGGACTGCTGGTGGAACATATGAAAAGGCTAAGGCTATTATAGATATGAATATATATGGGTTCATAATTGAAAGAGAAAATATAGAGTATAAAAATAAATTCACTAGCATAGAAAAACTAATTGATAAAGTTAAAGGAGAAAATAATGAAGAGTTCAAATAA